A stretch of Castanea sativa cultivar Marrone di Chiusa Pesio chromosome 2, ASM4071231v1 DNA encodes these proteins:
- the LOC142623909 gene encoding protein CYSTEINE-RICH TRANSMEMBRANE MODULE 13-like, with protein MSYYPQQQPPVGVPPPQGYPKDAYPPTGYPVQGYPPPGYPPQQGYNQYSQPPRQDSGFLEGCLGALCCCCLLDACF; from the exons ATGAGTTACTACCCCCAGCAACAGCCTCCAGTTGGTGTTCCTCCTCCTCAAG GTTATCCAAAGGATGCTTATCCTCCAACAGGATACCCTGTGCAAGGCTATCCTCCACCGGGATACCCGCCACAACAAGGGTATAATCAGTACTCACAGCCTCCTAGGCAAGATAGTGGTTTTCTTGAAGGATg TTTAGGAGCACTCTGTTGTTGCTGCCTTTTGGATGCTTGCTTCTGA